A single window of Treponema denticola ATCC 35405 DNA harbors:
- a CDS encoding double-cubane-cluster-containing anaerobic reductase: MADYRKMWEDLGMDVKTHDLLCEALPGAFGDVYLAQENRPEGMDFFNMVVADIHGIRPQELVDFQKEGGKVVGSFCIHVPDEVVIAAGAIATGLCSGSQFWVPDGEKFLPTATCPLIKASLGARFGKTCPFFRICDLFVGETTCDGKKKAWEILAEDAPMHIMDIPQMKRPQDFEKWACEIKGYIKKLEELTGNTVTPESLKKAIEIVNNKRKALQRLNNFRKLENIPISGKDVLLIHQIAFYDDPTRFVTMVNKLCDELETRKKQNVSVFKKGTKRILLTGTPLSIPNWKIHHIIETTGGAVVCEEMCTGIRYCEALVDETGTTIDEMVNNLTKRYLGHINCACFTPNKERIDDIIRLAKEYKADGVIDLNLKFCNIYDTEGYFVEKVLREHNIPCLGIETDYTDEDAEQLKTRIGAFIEMLR, from the coding sequence ATGGCAGATTACAGAAAAATGTGGGAAGATCTGGGTATGGATGTTAAAACCCACGACTTGTTATGCGAGGCCTTGCCCGGCGCATTTGGAGATGTCTACTTGGCTCAAGAAAACAGACCTGAGGGAATGGATTTTTTCAACATGGTTGTAGCAGACATTCACGGTATTCGTCCGCAAGAACTTGTGGATTTTCAAAAGGAAGGAGGAAAGGTTGTAGGTTCCTTTTGTATTCATGTTCCTGATGAAGTAGTAATTGCGGCAGGAGCCATTGCAACGGGCCTTTGCAGCGGGTCACAATTTTGGGTCCCCGACGGTGAAAAATTTTTACCTACGGCAACTTGTCCGTTAATCAAGGCCTCACTAGGAGCCCGCTTTGGAAAGACCTGTCCTTTCTTTAGAATATGTGACTTGTTTGTCGGTGAAACAACCTGTGACGGAAAAAAGAAGGCTTGGGAAATTTTGGCAGAAGATGCACCCATGCATATTATGGACATTCCCCAGATGAAAAGGCCTCAGGATTTTGAAAAATGGGCTTGCGAAATTAAGGGCTACATCAAAAAACTTGAGGAACTTACAGGAAACACCGTTACACCCGAATCTTTAAAAAAGGCAATCGAAATTGTAAACAACAAAAGAAAGGCCTTGCAAAGATTGAATAATTTTAGAAAGCTGGAAAACATTCCTATTTCCGGTAAAGATGTTTTATTGATTCATCAGATTGCCTTTTACGATGATCCTACCCGTTTTGTAACAATGGTAAACAAGCTCTGTGATGAACTTGAAACACGAAAAAAGCAAAATGTTTCCGTCTTTAAAAAAGGAACAAAGAGAATCCTTTTGACGGGAACTCCGCTTTCAATTCCAAACTGGAAAATTCATCACATAATCGAAACTACGGGAGGAGCTGTTGTTTGTGAAGAGATGTGTACCGGAATAAGATACTGTGAGGCTTTGGTTGATGAAACGGGAACCACAATTGATGAAATGGTTAATAACTTAACAAAAAGGTATTTGGGACATATAAACTGTGCTTGTTTTACCCCAAATAAAGAAAGAATCGATGATATTATCCGGCTTGCAAAAGAATATAAGGCAGACGGCGTTATCGATTTAAATTTAAAATTCTGTAATATCTATGATACGGAAGGATATTTTGTCGAAAAGGTTTTACGCGAACATAATATTCCCTGCTTAGGCATTGAAACGGATTATACCGATGAAGATGCAGAGCAGCTAAAAACCCGTATCGGTGCTTTTATAGAAATGTTAAGATGA
- a CDS encoding DUF3343 domain-containing protein — protein MMKNYYVFLPDSKTALKLYGLIKKEGIKCTMAPTPREAEACCGVSILYYDFSDTDKIKEIIEEEGIKISKFWESEKIFNPERNKFC, from the coding sequence ATGATGAAAAATTATTATGTTTTTTTGCCCGATTCAAAAACAGCTCTTAAGCTTTACGGTCTTATAAAAAAAGAAGGCATAAAGTGTACAATGGCTCCTACTCCCAGGGAAGCTGAAGCTTGCTGCGGAGTAAGTATTCTCTATTATGATTTTTCCGACACGGATAAAATTAAGGAGATAATCGAAGAAGAAGGCATTAAAATAAGTAAATTTTGGGAAAGTGAAAAAATTTTTAATCCCGAAAGAAATAAATTTTGCTGA
- a CDS encoding DUF3343 domain-containing protein codes for MNYIITFGTTTAAIQCDSMIKADPINAKLVPIPGFLKAGCGFACLFQNAQKEEVESWIGKNNISYETLIEVIYENGLISPKA; via the coding sequence ATGAATTATATAATTACCTTTGGAACGACAACAGCAGCAATTCAATGCGACTCGATGATAAAGGCTGACCCTATAAATGCAAAGCTGGTTCCAATACCGGGCTTTTTAAAAGCCGGCTGCGGTTTTGCATGTCTTTTTCAAAATGCGCAAAAGGAAGAAGTTGAAAGCTGGATAGGCAAAAATAATATCAGTTATGAGACTTTGATTGAAGTAATATACGAAAATGGACTTATAAGTCCTAAAGCATAA
- a CDS encoding double-cubane-cluster-containing anaerobic reductase — protein sequence MNNLPKGFDSLAEAQQKKFLALKSLKDGGGKVIGLYCSYVPTELVYAAGAVPVSLCATSEKPISAAERDLPKNLCPLIKASYGHAITDTCPFFYFSDFIVGETTCDGKKKMFELLNDIKPTYVMHLPQNNLDPKAYPFWADEVKKLKERIEEFYNITITEDDLRQAIKDCNQERRNLVNFFELSALDPSPVSGLEQFNVKEAFGFQYDIQQKNAEIVKRTKELKEYWEKNLKGTRDERPRILVTGCPLGGVKEKILAQIEKLGAVIVGYDSCSGLRTHMEFVDEDPARDPIEAIAEKYLKTNCSVMSPNPGRLKDLDYLLDHYKADAVIECTLVACHTFNLEAHTVGKHIMQKGLPYIHIESDYSQEDAGQFATRLEAFLEVVSERKKLK from the coding sequence ATGAACAATTTGCCTAAGGGCTTTGACAGCTTGGCTGAAGCTCAGCAGAAAAAATTTTTAGCTTTAAAAAGTTTAAAAGATGGAGGCGGCAAGGTTATCGGCCTTTACTGTTCCTATGTACCTACCGAACTTGTATATGCAGCCGGGGCCGTTCCCGTTTCTTTATGTGCAACAAGTGAAAAGCCCATAAGTGCAGCCGAGAGAGATTTACCTAAGAACCTATGTCCTCTTATAAAAGCTTCTTACGGACATGCCATAACCGACACCTGTCCGTTCTTTTATTTTTCTGATTTTATTGTGGGAGAAACTACCTGTGACGGCAAAAAAAAGATGTTCGAACTTTTAAACGATATAAAGCCGACCTATGTGATGCATCTTCCTCAAAATAACCTTGATCCGAAGGCATACCCCTTTTGGGCTGATGAGGTAAAAAAGCTAAAAGAAAGAATCGAGGAATTTTATAACATAACAATAACCGAAGACGATTTAAGACAGGCTATAAAGGACTGCAATCAGGAAAGAAGAAACCTTGTAAATTTCTTTGAACTTTCAGCCCTAGACCCTTCTCCTGTTTCAGGCTTGGAACAGTTTAATGTAAAAGAAGCCTTCGGTTTTCAATACGATATACAGCAGAAAAATGCCGAGATAGTAAAACGCACAAAAGAATTAAAAGAATATTGGGAAAAGAATTTAAAAGGCACAAGGGATGAACGGCCGAGGATTTTAGTTACGGGCTGCCCCTTGGGAGGCGTAAAAGAAAAAATTTTGGCACAGATTGAAAAACTGGGAGCTGTAATCGTAGGTTATGACAGCTGTTCGGGTTTACGCACCCACATGGAATTTGTAGACGAAGACCCAGCAAGAGATCCGATTGAGGCTATTGCCGAAAAGTATCTTAAAACAAACTGTTCCGTTATGAGTCCAAATCCCGGAAGGCTCAAGGATTTGGATTATCTTTTAGATCACTACAAGGCTGATGCCGTAATCGAATGTACCTTGGTTGCCTGCCACACCTTCAACCTTGAAGCTCATACTGTCGGAAAACACATCATGCAAAAAGGACTTCCCTATATTCACATAGAATCGGATTATTCGCAAGAAGATGCGGGACAATTTGCAACAAGACTTGAAGCCTTTTTGGAAGTTGTTTCAGAAAGGAAAAAACTAAAATGA
- a CDS encoding TetR/AcrR family transcriptional regulator — protein MPKSTFLKLSDERKEKLRKTIYNMFIKKDYESISIRDLVKEMDISIGSFYKYFDDKAEMYLFFFSEIEKKIFEEEKRRNASFFYPAKLLDLHEILTQEEIDFSTSWLNVPEDVLYKFYFRGHAKQLYRSILDELTEMQQKAQLNPNIKANIAYHIIITSMFSFMLYIKENKITDKEDFFSRKTTYYQTVILPGILSEKYYKQKYSKNAIKSEIIL, from the coding sequence ATGCCTAAATCCACTTTTTTAAAATTATCCGATGAACGGAAAGAAAAATTACGTAAAACTATATATAATATGTTTATAAAAAAAGATTATGAATCTATTTCGATAAGAGATTTAGTAAAAGAGATGGACATATCAATAGGGAGTTTTTATAAATATTTTGATGATAAGGCGGAAATGTACCTATTTTTCTTCTCTGAGATAGAAAAAAAAATTTTTGAAGAGGAAAAAAGGCGGAATGCGTCTTTTTTTTACCCGGCGAAACTGCTTGATCTGCATGAAATTTTGACGCAGGAAGAGATAGATTTCAGTACTTCATGGTTGAATGTTCCCGAAGACGTACTGTACAAATTTTATTTTAGAGGGCATGCAAAGCAGCTTTACCGCTCAATTCTTGATGAGCTTACCGAAATGCAGCAAAAGGCGCAGCTTAATCCGAATATTAAGGCAAATATAGCTTACCACATAATAATTACCTCAATGTTCAGTTTTATGTTATACATAAAAGAGAATAAAATCACGGATAAGGAAGATTTCTTTAGTAGAAAAACAACTTATTATCAAACGGTAATTTTACCGGGTATATTATCCGAAAAATACTATAAGCAAAAATATTCTAAAAATGCAATAAAAAGTGAGATTATATTATAA
- a CDS encoding ABC transporter permease, producing MKKYILKRSFSAFITIIVVFTINFIIINIAPGNPIKTMMGKETDNIEQTKALEEKYGLNKPLYEQYFRYLKNISTGDLGISIIYNKPVSKMILEKIGPTILLVLTAAVISLLLGTAMGIVAARKEGGFIDVSLSGINYVLNALPSFWLALMLIILFSTKLKWLPTFGMTDPRAGYTGIKYIKDVIIHLILPITTLVLIELPLYFRIAKSSVLQVTNEDFIMTLRAAGMNEKKIFRKYIFKNAILPTITVFGISLAYLITGVALIEIVFAWPGTGRLVLNAINQRDYPVLMGIYLIMSIAIAVMMMVVDIVYAIVDPRIRY from the coding sequence ATGAAAAAGTATATTTTGAAAAGGAGTTTTTCAGCTTTTATAACGATTATTGTCGTTTTTACCATTAATTTTATAATTATTAATATTGCCCCCGGCAATCCCATTAAGACTATGATGGGAAAAGAAACCGATAATATTGAGCAAACTAAAGCTCTTGAAGAAAAATATGGCTTAAACAAGCCTCTATATGAGCAATATTTCCGATATTTAAAAAATATTTCAACAGGAGATTTAGGAATTTCAATTATATACAATAAACCCGTTTCAAAAATGATTTTAGAGAAAATAGGGCCTACAATCCTTCTTGTACTTACAGCTGCAGTTATATCGCTTCTTCTTGGTACGGCTATGGGAATAGTCGCTGCTCGGAAAGAAGGAGGTTTTATTGATGTAAGCTTATCGGGTATAAACTATGTTTTAAACGCTTTACCGTCTTTTTGGCTGGCATTAATGCTGATTATTTTATTTTCTACAAAATTGAAATGGCTGCCGACATTCGGAATGACCGATCCCAGAGCAGGATATACCGGAATTAAATATATAAAAGATGTAATTATCCACCTAATTTTACCTATAACAACTTTAGTCTTGATAGAGCTTCCGTTGTATTTTCGAATTGCGAAGTCTTCGGTTCTACAGGTAACAAATGAAGATTTTATTATGACATTAAGAGCTGCGGGTATGAATGAAAAAAAGATTTTTAGAAAATATATTTTTAAAAATGCGATTTTACCTACAATTACCGTTTTCGGCATATCGTTGGCATATTTAATTACAGGTGTAGCTCTTATCGAAATTGTTTTTGCATGGCCGGGAACGGGAAGGCTTGTATTAAATGCCATTAATCAAAGAGATTATCCCGTTTTAATGGGTATTTATCTCATTATGAGTATTGCAATTGCTGTTATGATGATGGTTGTAGATATTGTGTATGCAATAGTAGATCCCAGAATCAGATATTAA
- a CDS encoding ABC transporter permease, which produces MKIEKIRELCKAAYSDKQMRLGLICLLILLIIISFAPQIANFNPYEYGNDILSGLGKNGHILGTNHMGQDVFSMIIYGTATSLKVAIISALISGILGVIIGGIAGFFGGKVDQIISECINIFMMLPTFFLILLIIALFGSSIYNVMVVIGITTWPSNAKLMRAQALSIRERTYVKSAKALGENNRQILFKYIIPNGIFPVIANTTVGMSNAILTEAGLSFLGLGDPNIISWGQMIYQGKPYITTAWWISTFAGIGIVVTVTTFYLLGDGLNHILNPKNISSGGR; this is translated from the coding sequence ATGAAAATCGAAAAAATACGGGAACTTTGTAAAGCGGCTTATTCTGACAAGCAAATGAGGCTGGGACTTATCTGTCTTTTAATATTGCTGATAATCATATCGTTTGCTCCTCAAATTGCAAATTTTAATCCCTATGAATACGGGAATGATATTCTATCCGGCTTAGGAAAAAACGGACATATTTTAGGAACCAACCATATGGGACAAGACGTTTTCAGTATGATTATTTACGGCACAGCGACATCATTAAAAGTTGCTATCATTTCAGCCTTAATATCGGGAATCCTAGGTGTAATAATCGGAGGGATAGCAGGATTTTTTGGAGGCAAGGTAGATCAAATAATATCCGAATGTATAAATATTTTTATGATGCTCCCCACCTTCTTTTTGATTCTATTGATTATAGCTCTTTTCGGGAGCAGCATTTATAACGTCATGGTAGTTATCGGAATAACAACATGGCCGAGTAATGCAAAACTAATGCGGGCTCAAGCCCTTTCAATACGGGAACGCACATATGTTAAGTCGGCAAAAGCTCTCGGAGAAAACAACAGACAAATTTTATTTAAATATATTATTCCTAACGGCATTTTTCCTGTGATTGCAAATACTACGGTAGGAATGTCCAATGCTATTTTAACGGAAGCGGGCCTTTCTTTTCTAGGATTGGGAGATCCGAATATTATCTCGTGGGGACAAATGATATATCAGGGAAAGCCATATATCACAACCGCATGGTGGATATCGACATTTGCAGGGATAGGGATCGTAGTAACGGTAACTACATTTTATCTTTTAGGTGACGGATTAAATCACATCCTAAACCCGAAAAACATATCAAGCGGAGGCAGGTAA
- a CDS encoding ABC transporter ATP-binding protein produces the protein METVLNVEKINITYRNKHKSVYAVKDISFMLNQGDSLGIVGESGSGKSTLAMGLLKLLPARSTAITGCVEFDKKNLLELTDRQYNELRWKEISVVFQKSMNALSPVHRISVQIEDIYRVHYPDTPSQKIKERALYLFSLVNLSSRVYNLYPHELSGGMLQRISIAISLLFSPKLLILDEATTALDTVTQGQILDEIVKLETEMNMTRIMITHDISVVSQSCNKVGIMYAGELMEIGATETVLKYPKHPYTKALIESFPSLYGEKKPLKSIEGFIPDLSQQYKGCIFAPRCKNAMDICKSHKPQKTEFKDGDVYCHLYEEAAK, from the coding sequence ATGGAAACCGTTTTAAATGTAGAAAAAATAAACATCACATATAGAAACAAACATAAAAGCGTGTATGCGGTAAAAGATATTTCGTTTATGCTGAATCAAGGAGATTCGCTGGGAATTGTAGGTGAATCCGGTTCCGGAAAATCCACATTAGCTATGGGGCTTTTAAAGTTATTACCCGCCCGCAGTACAGCTATTACAGGATGCGTCGAATTCGATAAAAAAAATTTATTGGAATTAACCGACCGGCAATATAACGAACTGCGATGGAAAGAAATCTCTGTTGTGTTTCAAAAATCAATGAATGCATTAAGTCCTGTACATAGAATCAGCGTACAAATAGAAGACATTTACCGCGTACATTATCCAGACACTCCGTCCCAGAAAATTAAAGAGAGGGCATTATATTTATTTTCACTGGTTAATCTTTCCAGCCGTGTTTATAATTTATATCCTCATGAGCTAAGCGGCGGAATGCTGCAGCGCATATCGATTGCAATCAGTCTATTGTTTTCGCCTAAACTTTTAATTTTAGATGAAGCTACGACGGCTCTGGACACGGTTACACAGGGACAAATATTGGATGAAATAGTTAAGCTCGAAACCGAAATGAATATGACTCGTATTATGATTACTCATGATATAAGTGTTGTTTCGCAATCATGTAATAAAGTAGGAATTATGTATGCAGGAGAATTAATGGAAATAGGAGCTACGGAAACCGTTTTAAAATATCCGAAACATCCTTATACCAAAGCGCTTATAGAATCCTTTCCCTCCTTGTACGGAGAAAAAAAACCGCTTAAATCCATAGAAGGGTTTATTCCCGATTTATCGCAGCAATACAAAGGATGCATTTTTGCTCCGCGTTGTAAGAATGCAATGGATATATGCAAATCCCATAAACCTCAGAAAACCGAATTTAAAGACGGGGATGTGTATTGTCATCTTTATGAGGAGGCGGCAAAATGA